The Populus trichocarpa isolate Nisqually-1 chromosome 11, P.trichocarpa_v4.1, whole genome shotgun sequence genome has a segment encoding these proteins:
- the LOC7485396 gene encoding pyrophosphate--fructose 6-phosphate 1-phosphotransferase subunit beta, whose amino-acid sequence LVGCGGGVDYLEDRAKGSVLYGFRGGPAGIMKCKYVELNADYIYPYRNQVKLWFFMFLFERGIRNVISDLVVTSFDGDLKCKEVPTSFGFDTACKIYAEMIGNVMVDARSTGKYYHFVRLMGRAASHITLECALQTHPNIAIIGEEVAAKKLTLKNVTDYIVNVICKRSGLGYNYGVILIPEGLIDFIPEVQHLIAELNEVLAHDVVDEGGQWKKKLTNQSLQLFEFLPPAIQEQLMLERDPHGNVQVAKIETEKMLIQMVETELEKRKQEGSYKGHFKGQSHFFGYEGRCGLPTNFDSTYCYALGYGAGALLHIGKTGLISSVGNLGAPVAEWTVGGTALTSLMDVERRHGKFKPVIKKAMVELEGAPFKKFASLRDEWALKNRYISPGPIQFMGPGSDAISHTLLLELGADA is encoded by the exons TTGGTTGGTTGTGGTGGCGGTGTAGATTATTTGGAGGATCGGGCGAAAGGAAGTGTGTTGTATGGATTTAGGGGAGGTCCGGCTGGGATCATGAAGTGCAAATATGTTGAATTGAATGCTGATTATATCTATCCTTACAGAAACCAGGTAAAGTtgtggttttttatgtttttatttgaacgTGGGATT CGGAACGTGATTTCTGATTTGGTTGTTACTTCTTTTGATGGTGATTTGAAATGCAAGGAGGTTCCTACCAGTTTTGGATTTGATACTGCTTGCAAG ATATATGCAGAAATGATTGGAAATGTCATGGTTGATGCTCGATCAACTGGAAAATATTATCACT TTGTCCGGCTTATGGGACGTGCAGCTTCTCACATTACATTGGAGTGTGCCTTGCAAACTCATCCAAACATCGCCATCATTGGAGAAGAG GTTGCTGCTAAGAAACTGACGCTGAAAAATGTTACAGATTACATCGTAAATGTAATCTGTAAACGTTCTGGTCTTGGATATAATTATGGTGTGATTCTTATTCCtgaaggtttaattgatttcattCCTGAG GTTCAGCACCTTATAGCAGAACTGAATGAGGTTTTGGCCCATGATGTCGTAGATGAAGGTGGGCAATGGAAAAAGAAACTCACAAATCAATCTCTGCAGCTTTTCGAATTTTTACCACCAGCAATTCAAGAACAATTGATGCTTGAAAGAGATCCACATGGAAATGTCCAG GTTGCCAAAATTGAGACCGAGAAAATGCTTATTCAAATGGTTGAGACTGAGTTGGAGAAGAGGAAGCAAGAAGGTTCATACAAAGGCCATTTCAAAGGACAGTCCCACTTCTTCGG GTATGAAGGAAGATGTGGTTTGCCTACAAACTTTGATTCTACATACTGCTATGCTTTGGGCTATGGTGCAGGAGCTCTCCTTCACATTGGAAAAACTGGGTTGATATCATCA GTTGGGAATTTGGGTGCTCCTGTTGCAGAATGGACAGTTGGAGGGACGGCATTGACTTCTTTGATGGATGTGGAAAGGAGACATG GTAAATTCAAGCCTGTGATCAAGAAGGCGATGGTAGAGCTTGAAG GTGCAcctttcaaaaaatttgcaTCCCTGAGGGATGAGTGGGCACTTAAGAATCGGTACATCAGTCCTG GTCCCATCCAATTCATGGGCCCAGgatcagatgccattagccacaCTTTACTATTAGAATTGGGAGCTGATGCTTAG